DNA from Leptospira bandrabouensis:
TTTGGCTCATTGGGAAGAACCGCACAAGGTAAAGGTCTTGCCGTTCTTGCTACAAACTACTCGTGGGATGTAGCATTATATGCGATTCTTGGATCCACATTGATTGCCATCTTCTTGCTTGTTTTCAGTTGGAATTTACGTCCACGTGGGTAAATAAATTGACTAAATCAAAAAAATAGATAAGATACTGAACTTATGACACTCGGCAAAAAAATTTCCATAGGAATCATCGGGATCATCGCGATCCCGTTAGTTGTGGCTATCTTCCTACCAACAGGATACCAGGTAGAGCGTTCCATCGACATAAACAAATCAGCCCAAGATGTATTTTCGTACATTCGAATGTTGAAAAACCAAGACCAATACAGTGTATGGGCCAAAAAAGATCCTAATATGAAAAAGATTTATAAAGGCCAAGATGGTACTGTAGGTTTTATTTCACGTTGGGAAAGTTTGGAAAAAGATGTGGGAACTGGGGAACAAGAGATTAAAATGATCAATGCGGATGCCTTAGAGATGGAAACAGAACTCAGATTTTTTGAACCTTTTGAAGGAACAGAACGCAGTTATATGAAAGTTTCATCTTTGGACCAAAAAAAATCCAAAGTGATCTGGGGTTTTGATGGATCCATACCTTATCCATCTAATTTGATGTTACTTTTTATGAATTTTGAAGAAATGATCGGAAAAGACTTTGAAGAGGGACTGTCCAACCTAAAAGTTGTTTTAGAAAAGTAAGGAAACTCATTTCGATTGAACAAACAAAATATCTATTGGCAACTTTACCAAGACGATCCCATTTTAAAACCCGGATTCCCATCTCCCATTTTGGCGGATCCGAGTTTTTTATTTCCTGAAAATTGTCCTGATGGCCTTTGGCATCTCTTTGCTCACAATATCTTTGGAGTACAAGAGTTCCATTCTGAAGATGGTATCCATTGGAAAAAAAGAAAAACCGTAGTATGGAATGCCATGCGTCCTTTTATCTTTTTGGATGCGGGAACTTATTATTTATATTACGAAAAATACAAATTCCTTCATGTCCTTATGTCTTGGTTTCCTTTTCGGAAATGGAAGTCACATATCGAAGTCAGAACCAGTAAAGATTTAAAATCTTGGTCCTCACCAAAAACAGTCATTATACCAAAATTTTCCTTTCATAAAGATTCAAAATATGGAGAATCGGTGAGTAATCCTTGTTTGGTGAAGTTTGGGAAAAAGTACAGAATGTACTTTTCTTCGTCTCTAGTTTTTATCCCTGACTGTGGATTTTGTGAACCAAAACATATCACGGTTGCTGAAGCAGACTCGCCACTGGGACCGTTTTCCTATTTTTCTGATCCCATAATTTCACCAAATGAGATGGATCCATTTTGTAACTTGGGGGCAGGTTCCATCAAAGTGATTGAATGGAAAGGTAGATACCTTGGATTTCAAAATGGAATTTTTTGGAATCCTGTGAGAAAGGAATCCTGTTCGGCCATTCTCTTTTTACAAAGTGAGGATGGGATCAATTTTGATCGCATCAACCATACTCCCATCCTTGGCCCTACTGGAAGAGGATGGAAAGCAAGCCATGTATATGCTTGCGATGTGAAGTATTCGGAAACCGAAAAAATCTTTATCCTTTATTTTAATGCACGAAACAAAGCCCATTGGACCCAAGGCAAAGAAGCCATTGGTCTTTTTGTGGGTAAGGTGGAAGAATCCAAAACTTCTGGAACGAAATCTACCAAACCAGTCACCAAACAAAAACCAACGACTAAAAAGAAAATATCCAAACCAAAACCAAAGGTAAAGAAGTCTAATCGCAAATGACAAAATCTCTTGTTGGACACTCAAAAGACTTAGGTGCCAATTTTATCATCCGTCGTGTTCTTCCTGCGATGGAGAAACGTTCGGTAGGCCCCTTTGTTTTTTTTGACCACTTTGGTCCTGTACCTGTCGTGACTGGTGAAGAACTAGTAGTTCGTGCGCATCCGCATATAGGTCTTGCTACCATCACTTTTTTATATGATGGGGTCATCACTCACAGAGATAGTTTAAAAGTGGAAATGGACATTCGCCCAAATGAAACCAATTGGATGGTAGCAGGTTCAGGAATCGTACACAGTGAACGCTCTAAATTTGATCCAAAATATGAAATATTGGAAGGCATCCAAACCTGGATTGCTTTGCCTGCAGATAAAGAAGAGATAGAACCAAGTTTTGAACATTTTTCGGAACAGGAAATTCCGGTTTTAACGAAAGATGGTTTGGTCTTTCGTTTGTTAGGTGGAAGTTACCTTGGATTACGTTCTCCTGCGACTGTGCATTCACCCTTATTTTATGCTGACATAGAAATCAAACAAAGTGCAGATCTTGTCCATTGGGATCTAACTGATAAAGAAGAAGCGGGACTTTATGTGTCTCGTGGTGCGATCGAATCCAACGGTGAATCTTATGCAGTAGGTTCTATGGTATTATTTGAAAAGGGAACTTCTGTATCTTTTAAAGCCAAACAAAACAGTCGTTTGATTTTACTCGGTGGGGAACCACTTACGGAAAAAAGAAATATATTTTGGAACTTTGTTTCGACAAAACAAGAAAACATAGAAAGAGCAAAGGAAAGATGGGCAAAAGATGAATTTCCGAAAGTTCCAGGGGAAACAGATCGAATTCCTTTGCCCACTTAAAAGTGAAAGTTTAGGTTTTATTTAATATCGTCGGCTGCTTTTTTGTATTCTTCCGCTTCTGCACGAAATTCTTTTGCAAGTGTTAGGCAATGTTCTTTAAACTTTGCTTCGCTGATTGCTTTTCCACCTTTGTTACCCGCCATTTTTTCGTGTCTTTTGGCACTTGCTTCTTTCTCTTTTGCCATCGCATTGAGATAAGAACGTGCAGCTTGTTTACTTTCTGGAGAATTTGCTTCTTTAATCATCAAATTTTCCAAGTCAGATAAAGCAAATACGGATGTAGATGCTAACACGAGTAATAGGGAAATAATTTTTTTCATAGATTCCTCTCTGGCATCTATTATACCGATTCTATTAAAATGTCAATAGGGCAGTGATTGATATTTTACAGTATCAGAACCAGCAGACATAAAAGCTAACTTTGTACCGGTTTCTGCATAGGCTGAGATAGTTTCCAAAAACCCAGATGCGGTTACCATAAATGTTTCATTCGGTCCCACGAGTTTTTGGAATTCAGGAAAGTAAATAGAACCAGAAATGGTATAAAAAATTCCGAAAGTCACAGGGTCACCTAATTTTGAAAAGGTGAAATTCTGCGCCTGGTTGAACTCCCAAGATTCCAATCGAAATTTATCATTGGAAGTAAAAAGATATCTTGGAAAAGGATGGTATGTGATGAGTTGTTTTATTTGTTTTTCGGAACCATCTGATTTTTGAAAATTTAAAACAGCGAGAGCTTTTTCTAAATGTAGTTCTCTTGGATTTCCATCATCCCCCAATCGTCCATAATCGTACACTCTGTACGTGGAATCTGAGGACTGTTGTACTTCCAATAGTAAAACACCACCACCTATCGCATGAATGGTTCCTGGGTTTAGAAGGAATACATCACCTGGTTTGACTTTCCATTTACGTAGTACAGTCTCTCCTAAATTTTGTTTTACTAAAGTTTCGTATTCTTCTCGGTTTGTGTGGGTATCAAAACCAACTACAAGTTCTGCTCCGGGATCAGCGCTTAAAACGTACCAACATTCCTTTTTTCCATTCGATTTGGGATCATATTTGAGTGCATAATCGTCATCGGGATGGACTTGGACGGAAAGTTTTTCTTTGGCGTCTATGACTTTTACGAGTAATGGTAATCCAGATTTGGCAAATGGTTTTCCGAGAACTTGATCTGGTGCTTTTCGGATAAGTTCTGTTAGTGGGGTATTCTCAAACTCTTTATTTTTGATAGGAGAAATGTCCGATCCGTAAACTGAAACTTCCCAGGATTCCCCAATGGATCCTTCTGGAATTTTACGACCAAGAGAAGTTTCGAGTTTTCTTCCTCCCCAGATTTTTTCCTTATAGAGGGGGTTTACAAATAGAACTTGAGGAATCTTCTCCATCGATTTCCTTTTTAGACAGTACTCTTTGCTCGTAAAGGGATATTTTTGTGTATTAAGAGTTTCACGCGGAGGTATTTTTTCTTAAAATGGGTAAAAGAATCGGGGCGGAATTTGGAAAGATCAAATTCAAAAACCTTTCCCTGGACTAGGGCCGATTTGGGAAATTCGACCTTTAGATTCCTGTAACCTTTGTAACTGCCTCGTCCATTGCAAGCAGGACAATGCGGGTCACCACCCATACAATCCCGACAGACTATTCTTACCGTTAAGGGGATGACAGCAATCACTGGTCGTATGATTTCTGATTCTTTTAAATCAATGATCAAATCGTAATCGATTCCTGTAACTTTACGTCTATCTTTGTTACGAAAACCTTTCCTCATTAATCCCCGTTTGGCGAGCTCTAAAATTCCGGTAGTGAATCGAACACGAGAGACTGGAAGTACAAAGGGATGTTCTTCTAATTTGCGTTTTAAAAATTCACGAGCATAGTTTTTCCTAAATTCTTCATCGTAACGTTTTCGTCCTTCACCCGTTAAGGTTTGGTAAGCAAAATAGAGGTTTTGGAATTTTGAATAAGATCCTGTGTGCGGATTGTCCGGATGGAATTGTTTGACCAAATGACGGAAAGAGGATTTAATCTCTTCCGTCGTGGCACCAAAAGGAATCTCTAGGACTTCGTAAAGGTTGGTAGGTTCTGGTGGTATGGATAAACTCATTCCACCCTCATTGGTTTATGGTTCTTGGAAATCTCCGCTGACTGAAACTTCCAATATCGATTCAGAAACCATTCTAGTTTCTAAACTCCCTTTTGCTTGGATGTATCTGTCGATGGTTCTTGCTACTTCGCGGAGTCTGTCGCGGTAAGCGGTTGCTAATCGTAGACGTTCCCAAGGACTTTGGATTTTTTCTAACTCAAAATTTAAGGTATTGTCGTCAGCATTAGTAACAGTACGAACCGAAAGTGTAAGTCCTTTGACTCCACCGCTTGTATTATTTTTTAATTCACGGTAAGTAGTGACAGGATCTTTTCCTTTTTCACTTAGCGATTTTCTGGACCAAAAAGAAATTTCATCTAAAGAGAATCCACCACCTTCTGCTCCACCGCCACCTTTCAACTTCATCACAAAACGGCTATGTAATACATAACGTGGTTCAAATGGAAGGTGGATTTCCCTTGCATTGGTCACTTGACCATAACGACTGTCTTTGATTTTTTTTTCGAAACTAAGGAACTTAACCTTTTCATTGATCACAGCGTGGTAATCATCCACTTCTTTACCAATTCTTTCGATCTTTTGTTGTTGTTTCGCATTGTACGGGATGAGAGCGATACTTCCATCTGGATTTAACTTTTTAGAATCTGCTTGGCTAACAGGTTCATTTTTTTCATCCGCGGCAAAAAGGCCAACGGTGAGTAGGAAGGATAAAATTAGGACAAACGAGATACGCATACGAACTCCCAAGTAGTAGACTCTATATATATTTTCGACTTTTGAAATGAAATCATTAATTTGTTAAAAATAAGGTTGATAAAAAACGCAAAAACCCGAGCCTAGCGGTAGGTCTTCTATGGAAATCAATCTGAAAAAAAATGCCGACGCTTATGTGATCAGCATTTCTGGAAGTTTGGACATTTATACTTCCCTGGATTTTAAAAACTTCCTGGAAACCAATGTTCCGAGCCAACCCACTGAAAATCTGCACGTCATCATCAATTTAGAGAAACTCAATTATATTGATTCCTCTGGAATTGGCATGCTCATCAAGCAGCTGAATTATGTCCAGGAACTCAAGGGAAAGTTCTCCATCGCCAATATGAAACCAGCGATTGAAAAGGTTTTTAAAGTGGCAGGACTTACCAGTTACTTCCAAACCATTGGCGAAGACGAATACCGCGAAAAATACGCAGTTTAGTATTTCGTTTTAGTCTCGCGTTTCTAGTCGATTTTCTAAGATAAAAGCATCCCAAATCCCCCAAAACCTCCCAAGTGAGTTGTGACTAGGCACTAAATCAACGTAAATCTTTCCATTTGGGTATTCGGAAGGTTCTAAAGGAATTTCTACAGGATTGGTGAAACTCTGGTTTCGATCCACATATACAGAAATTTTGGGCCTTCCATTCACAACAATGTTTAGTTTCCTTGGTTTGAATTTGGAACCCTTTAGGGGACGATACCGAGTGAGATCCAAATACAGGTAAACTGTCGATTTAGAGACCACCTGTTTTTCTAATAAGAATGGGAGTCCAGTTTCAGGTACCATTCGGCAAATATAATCTTGGAGTCCTAAGTGAGGTGCATCTGGTTCTAACTCATAGGATTGGTAGAGGGCCCATGTTTTTAATTCGGGAAAGGTGGCCACGTCTTCTGGCAATTGACCTTCTTCGATTCCAAATTCTTGTTTGGGGATAAGGGAGTCGGATGCGAACATCGAAGCAAAGTTTGATAAAAAGATTGCCGTAAGGAGAAGGATTCGTAGTTTCAATGGAAGCACCTAGTACAAGTATCGGAAAACGAGACAAGTCCCCCTTTGAAAATTATTCGCTCTTTAGAATTGATCCAAAACGA
Protein-coding regions in this window:
- a CDS encoding SRPBCC family protein — protein: MTLGKKISIGIIGIIAIPLVVAIFLPTGYQVERSIDINKSAQDVFSYIRMLKNQDQYSVWAKKDPNMKKIYKGQDGTVGFISRWESLEKDVGTGEQEIKMINADALEMETELRFFEPFEGTERSYMKVSSLDQKKSKVIWGFDGSIPYPSNLMLLFMNFEEMIGKDFEEGLSNLKVVLEK
- a CDS encoding family 43 glycosylhydrolase: MNKQNIYWQLYQDDPILKPGFPSPILADPSFLFPENCPDGLWHLFAHNIFGVQEFHSEDGIHWKKRKTVVWNAMRPFIFLDAGTYYLYYEKYKFLHVLMSWFPFRKWKSHIEVRTSKDLKSWSSPKTVIIPKFSFHKDSKYGESVSNPCLVKFGKKYRMYFSSSLVFIPDCGFCEPKHITVAEADSPLGPFSYFSDPIISPNEMDPFCNLGAGSIKVIEWKGRYLGFQNGIFWNPVRKESCSAILFLQSEDGINFDRINHTPILGPTGRGWKASHVYACDVKYSETEKIFILYFNARNKAHWTQGKEAIGLFVGKVEESKTSGTKSTKPVTKQKPTTKKKISKPKPKVKKSNRK
- a CDS encoding pirin family protein produces the protein MTKSLVGHSKDLGANFIIRRVLPAMEKRSVGPFVFFDHFGPVPVVTGEELVVRAHPHIGLATITFLYDGVITHRDSLKVEMDIRPNETNWMVAGSGIVHSERSKFDPKYEILEGIQTWIALPADKEEIEPSFEHFSEQEIPVLTKDGLVFRLLGGSYLGLRSPATVHSPLFYADIEIKQSADLVHWDLTDKEEAGLYVSRGAIESNGESYAVGSMVLFEKGTSVSFKAKQNSRLILLGGEPLTEKRNIFWNFVSTKQENIERAKERWAKDEFPKVPGETDRIPLPT
- a CDS encoding LIC_10421 family protein, whose translation is MKKIISLLLVLASTSVFALSDLENLMIKEANSPESKQAARSYLNAMAKEKEASAKRHEKMAGNKGGKAISEAKFKEHCLTLAKEFRAEAEEYKKAADDIK
- a CDS encoding type I phosphomannose isomerase catalytic subunit, which encodes MEKIPQVLFVNPLYKEKIWGGRKLETSLGRKIPEGSIGESWEVSVYGSDISPIKNKEFENTPLTELIRKAPDQVLGKPFAKSGLPLLVKVIDAKEKLSVQVHPDDDYALKYDPKSNGKKECWYVLSADPGAELVVGFDTHTNREEYETLVKQNLGETVLRKWKVKPGDVFLLNPGTIHAIGGGVLLLEVQQSSDSTYRVYDYGRLGDDGNPRELHLEKALAVLNFQKSDGSEKQIKQLITYHPFPRYLFTSNDKFRLESWEFNQAQNFTFSKLGDPVTFGIFYTISGSIYFPEFQKLVGPNETFMVTASGFLETISAYAETGTKLAFMSAGSDTVKYQSLPY
- a CDS encoding DnaJ domain-containing protein yields the protein MSLSIPPEPTNLYEVLEIPFGATTEEIKSSFRHLVKQFHPDNPHTGSYSKFQNLYFAYQTLTGEGRKRYDEEFRKNYAREFLKRKLEEHPFVLPVSRVRFTTGILELAKRGLMRKGFRNKDRRKVTGIDYDLIIDLKESEIIRPVIAVIPLTVRIVCRDCMGGDPHCPACNGRGSYKGYRNLKVEFPKSALVQGKVFEFDLSKFRPDSFTHFKKKYLRVKLLIHKNIPLRAKSTV
- a CDS encoding LIC_12936 family protein, encoding MRISFVLILSFLLTVGLFAADEKNEPVSQADSKKLNPDGSIALIPYNAKQQQKIERIGKEVDDYHAVINEKVKFLSFEKKIKDSRYGQVTNAREIHLPFEPRYVLHSRFVMKLKGGGGAEGGGFSLDEISFWSRKSLSEKGKDPVTTYRELKNNTSGGVKGLTLSVRTVTNADDNTLNFELEKIQSPWERLRLATAYRDRLREVARTIDRYIQAKGSLETRMVSESILEVSVSGDFQEP
- a CDS encoding STAS domain-containing protein, with the protein product MEINLKKNADAYVISISGSLDIYTSLDFKNFLETNVPSQPTENLHVIINLEKLNYIDSSGIGMLIKQLNYVQELKGKFSIANMKPAIEKVFKVAGLTSYFQTIGEDEYREKYAV
- a CDS encoding LIC10729 family protein — encoded protein: MLPLKLRILLLTAIFLSNFASMFASDSLIPKQEFGIEEGQLPEDVATFPELKTWALYQSYELEPDAPHLGLQDYICRMVPETGLPFLLEKQVVSKSTVYLYLDLTRYRPLKGSKFKPRKLNIVVNGRPKISVYVDRNQSFTNPVEIPLEPSEYPNGKIYVDLVPSHNSLGRFWGIWDAFILENRLETRD